The Desulfovibrio sp. TomC nucleotide sequence GGTCGTACTCTCTTCGAACTAGATCTACTTAAGAATGACTTACCAGTTATAGAGCAATCTAGACGGGGGAGAAGTTGAGACAAAAAACCAGCCCGTATTTGATAACTCAAAGAAGTCAAGGTGGCCCATATGCCGGATGAAGTTCATGGCAAACTGAAATCCGTTGATTTTTAAAAATCTTCAAAAAGCGTGATAGCTCAAGTGAAATCACGTTTGGACATATGGATGCGATTAGACATGGGATGGCTTCAAAGGATTGCAATAGACCAAAGGAAGCCCTTGTGAAAAGATTTTTACGGAGATGGAAAGCTTGATTTTCATAAGGGTGGCTGAAGTTTGTAAGAAACTATCGAACGGTATTCGATGTAGCACGAGATGTCACTTAAACAAAACAACAAAACCATTGCTTTGGGTATAAACTCGAAGCCGCTGTTATTCAGTAGTACAGCGTCATTAAAAACTGCTCAAAAACATTAGACACTTATGATACATCGAATACCAATTGACGTAGCCGTATGCGGGAAAACCGCTTATACGGATGCAACAGAGTGCTAGGATCGGTGACGCTCCTTTCGACTCTTAGGAGTTCTGCTACTATCTGAAGAAATTTAGATGGTCGCATGATTCCGTAAACTGCAAAGTAGATTCTTTACAAAGGCTTTCATTCGTGAGGGCCTTTTTCTTTTTTCTAACGGTCGGATTTACCCGTCTCCTGGTCCACCCGGCGTCAATTACCTCAATGGGGCTGGTTGAACTTGTCCTGGCCCCAGGAATACCCCCCGTAAAATCCCGTCTCCTGGGTTTTCGGGGCTTGTCCTATGGCTTGGCATCCCCCGCCAGCAAAAACCCCAGGAACAGCGTCCTAGGGCCAAATTACGTTTCCAATCCCAGAAGCACGAGAAATATGATGGATTTTGATCTTAAATTTGTGCATTTTCATGCATTTTTCAGCAATTCGTAGAGATATACCAGATAAAGTAACATTTCTATGCAAAGGAGGCGTTATGGGAGCCAAGAATGGTAATTCAACTGACGTTCAAGACGGGACGGCGAAGAAGAAGATCGAATCGAAGTATGATCCGAAGACTCTTCGCAACCTTATCAAAGAAGGTCTGGATGCTGCTACGATAATGGAGCAGATGAAGATCAAACATCGTCAAACGCTCAAACAGTACATCTTAAAGCTCATAAGTACCGACAGGGTGCTCTATGAGGTCAAGGGACTTTATCTCAAGGACTCAAAGAGACCGAAGGTAAACCAATTCGGTTTCCTGAAGGTCAATCTGAAAGCCCACGATCTCGGTGATCTTGAAGTCAACGAAGGCGACGAGTTCACAATCGAAGTCATCGATGGAAAGATCATCTTGAACAAGATTCTCCCATAACCCTCCAACTGAAATGTCATGCGGATTCGTCTGCGTGGCATTTCTTATTTTTTAACTCGGATAAGATTTTCATACATCTTTAAAGTTGGGATTACTTCGCCTTTATCGCATTGATTTAGTTGCAAAGAGTCAGATTGTCAGCAGCTTATCCTTCGCATTGGATTTACGATTTTAGTCACAAAATTAGAGATATAAGTATTCAAAATTGAAAGATACTGAATATCGTCGAAGGACGGTTTTACCTATTAACGTAAATTCGACCTAGAAAGTTGAAGATTCCAAAGAATCACAAGGCGTTAACGGCAAGCCCCAGGGCCAAGCCCTTGGACCAGCAGTTTTCAATATTCGTTTCTGGTCTTCCCAAAAGTAAAAACCAGATTGGAGGAATTTATGAAGGTCGAACCAATAACTAATGCGAAGGACATCAAGAGCATTAAAAAGCTCTTGGCAGATCAACCACGCAACAGGCTGCTCTTCATTCTCGGCATCAACACTGGTCTTCGAGTTCAAGATTTATTGAGCTTGAAGGTTGGTGACATAAAACATGCCAAGATAGGCGACCGAGTAGTTTTGCGTGAAAAGAAGACGCAAAAAGAAAACGTTTTGATGGTCAACAAGGACATTAAAGATGCTCTTGACGACTACTTGAAGACAGTTGATGCAAAGGATGACCATTTCCTGTTTAAGAGC carries:
- a CDS encoding tyrosine-type recombinase/integrase; protein product: MKVEPITNAKDIKSIKKLLADQPRNRLLFILGINTGLRVQDLLSLKVGDIKHAKIGDRVVLREKKTQKENVLMVNKDIKDALDDYLKTVDAKDDHFLFKSRKGSNYAITTYAVTMYVQQWCDAIHLPGNYGAHTLRKTWCYHQRKTYGTPWEVIAKRLNHSSPSITRRYIGVKEEEVEEVLMNSI